From a single Lolium rigidum isolate FL_2022 chromosome 7, APGP_CSIRO_Lrig_0.1, whole genome shotgun sequence genomic region:
- the LOC124677932 gene encoding putative RING-H2 finger protein ATL50 has product MTFPLVCYCNALPRPVAAVFKFLHATALAVVLVLCLLGLYEFPYVPEDHAPLINGRRHRPDRDDTPPETVKQRLPTVQFVVHLAELSSQLSTAKSTATSAGLHDDDHDGQGSAEQGSMSMCSVCLERLEPTDLVRRLGNCAHAFHTGCIDRWIDVGELTCPLCRSNLLPRQRGGLLARARRLAT; this is encoded by the coding sequence ATGACCTTCCCGCTGGTGTGCTACTGCAACGCGCTTCCCCGCCCCGTCGCCGCCGTGTTCAAGTTCCTCCACGCAACCGCGCTGGCCGTGGTGCTGGTGCTCTGCCTCCTCGGCCTCTACGAGTTCCCCTACGTCCCCGAGGACCACGCGCCGCTCATCAACGGCCGCCGCCATCGTCCCGACCGCGACGACACGCCTCCGGAGACGGTGAAGCAGCGGCTGCCGACAGTCCAGTTCGTCGTGCACCTGGCGGAGCTGTCGTCCCAGCTCTCGACCGCAAAGAGCACAGCTACATCGGCGGGCCTCCACGACGACGACCACGACGGCCAGGGCAGCGCCGAGCAGGGGAGCATGTCTATGTGCAGCGTGTGCCTGGAGCGGCTGGAGCCGACGGACTTAGTTCGGCGGCTGGGCAACTGCGCACACGCCTTCCACACAGGCTGCATCGACCGGTGGATCGACGTCGGCGAGCTGACGTGCCCGCTGTGCCGGTCCAACCTACTGCCGCGTCAGCGCGGGGGGCTGCTCGCCAGGGCACGGCGGCTAGCTACGTAG